CTCAACGAGTTTCTTAAAGCTGTTCCAAATCCTTTCAGGGAATCTGTTGAACTACAGTACTCTCTTCAGCAACTCACAGACGCCAGGATCGAAATATTCAGTATCGCAGGCAGGCTGGTACGTTCATTTGAGTGCTTTAACTCTAGCGGTGAGAACTGGAGTGCTGTAGCCTGGGAACGGAAAGACAGCAACGGAACAACCGTTCCTTCCGGTATTTACTTAGTAAGGTTCACAGCGCCCGACCTCGGGTTGAGTGAACTGATCAAACTGATTCTGATCTGATATTCGAAATGATAAAGATCGTACTGATTCTGACAATTTTGATTGTCGCAATACCGGTAAGAACAGAGAATCCTGGATTCAACTCGTAAGTGCAGAACTTGACTATGAGATAGCCCTGCTAAGAGTAGAATCGGGTGAAATCGACATATCGAGCCTTGAAAGTGCAGAAGCTGAATTCCAGCTTGCTGAATCACTGTTTGTGAACTTCTGGGAATCCTTATCCATTGCGGATTGATCGGTAGAGATCGGATAAGCTTAGAAGCTGCTCTTGATTGATCCCCAGCTTGAACACTCGAGTGAAGTTATAGCGAAAGAGAACTCGGTAAGGTGGGTTCTGAAGGAGTTGTCCCAGTAAGTCCAGAAAAATGTACCGCTCGTTTCAGCGTATGCAAGGCCCAGGGAGAACATGGAAGTGGCGGGACAGGCGGCGGATCCCAGGTAGCTCATTGTCGAGCCGTCCCATTCGTAGAAGTAGATAACAGGCGTCATATAGCAGGCTACCGCTACACCGAGGTTGCTGCCGTAAGGGAATACTGAGAGTCCACTCGGCTGATCAGTGACTTCGGGAATGGCGATGTTCTCTGAACCGACGCCGGGCTGGAATCGCCACAGGCCTCCACCGGTACCATTGGTTGTCCAGTAGTCGGTTCCGTCGAAATCCATACCTCTTGCATCGGTTCCGCCAGGATTTGTCTCTGTTGTCCAGGTTGTACCGTAGTCCTCTGTGTAGAACAGATTCCCGTTGTCCCAGTCGTTTGTGTAGTAAGTATCTATATCCGGATTGTTGTTCCAGGCTATACCGAAACATGTGTTGTTCGTTGCATCCAGAGCAAATGTATCGAGGGGAGAAGCTGAAGTGGCATCGTAGACCCGAATCAGGTCATTATCCTTGTCCACGCACAGAGCCTGGAACTGTCCCGCTCCCTCGAAGATATCAAGGCCAAGAGCCATCTCCGGCAGAATCCAGTCATTGAGAAGGGTCAGCACAATATCATCGCTGCCAGAGTAGTAAGTGCCAATACTGATGCAGGTCTGTGTACATCCGTTGTCGCTTGCGAAAGCCAGTGCGACGAAAACCAGAGCAAGAACAAAATACTTCATTATTCCTCCCGATGCTTGGTTAAACATTCAGTCTAAATTATACAACAAAAACAGCAGACCTGAACCTACGTCTGTACCTTGATCGATCTGCTCCATCAGGAAATTTTTAATCCGTTTCTTTTTGATCAGTACGATCCCTATCTCTTCAGATGGTTCCAGTGTCTGATGGGTATTTCTATTCCTCGAATCGTTTTCATCGATTTCAACAGAGGCTATGAAAAAATCGTTATTCATTATTGCCGGGTTGGTTTTTGACGCAGGACTTTTCGATTTGAGTTTTCCCGTATATCCTGTTTCTTCCTTCAGTTCTTCTATTATGCACTTTTTCATATCTTCTTCACTTGAGATATCTACCTCAGCGATCCCCGCAGGTAAGCCAATTATATAATTATTCACAGCGTGCCTGAACTGTCTGATAAGAATGTATCTATTTGAAGGAATAAGTTTTGCAATTATGGCAAATGAGACAGCATTATTCTTTCTTTCGACATTTTCCCAGTATATTTTTTTGTTTTCGAAATTTGCAAATACGCTTCTTTTCAAAGAGAGCCATTGCCCCTTATATAGAATTTCTTCCGATATCCTTTTCATTTTCCTCTAATACTCTTTATCGTTCTTTTTTATTCATCATCGAGTTTCTCCCGAAGCAATTTTATGACATTGGATCGTCGCTCTTACAAAACGCAATCCCTCAAATATGCTTCTGACCACTTTCTGCCGGGAATATCTGTAATAAGGTCTCTACTCCGGTTTTTTTTTAATATCCACCAAATTATCAAGAACTTTTAGAATAACCTCTTCATCCACGAAGTTACCTTCAGGACTGCCGTTGCAGAAGCAGTGCCAGCATCGATTGACGCAGGGCATCGCATGGACTCGAACGAATATAAATTCCTTCATAAAACTGCTTTCAAAATAACCGGTTGATCGAAAAGGATACCTCCGGAAATATCCCCGGTCAATGTGGCAGTCATCAGATACTCATCAAAACCCGAATCAGGGAAGATTGACCAGCGCAATATTATCATATATGATAATAGTACAATGAAAGATCTATCTATTTCAGAGAAACTCAGAAAGCAAAGGCGGGAGTGTGGCTTTTCGCTTTCAGAGCTTGCCAGGTTCGCCGATACTTCACCTGCAACACTATCAAGATATGAAAACGGCTGGACAAGGTTTGAGGTGTCAACCCTTAGAAAACTGGCTATGGCAATGAATTGCAGATTGAGCATAGAATTCGTTCCCAATAAGGACAATCCGACTGTAATGAGCAAATTAGAAATCCTGGGAAGTCTTAAACGACTTTTCTGGGACAGTGACTTCAACTACGAGGTACTTACAAAGTATCCTGCCTGGGTAGTGGAAAGAGTATTGGAATCGGGCCAGCTGGAAGATATTCATTCACTTCAGTTACTTATGGGGCATGATAAATTTCTCAAATCCGTTCTGAAATCCACCAGGGTGTCACCGAAAACAAGGATATTCTGGAACAGCATTCTGAAGAAAGAGGGTATGCCATGCATGAAAAAGTCCTCACGGGAAATTGCCTGGGACTTCTGAAGGCGTTTGAATCCGATCCGTCAGCACTGCTGAAGGAATGGATACTGGCCGGTGGAACAGGGCTTGCTCTGCAAACAGGTCACAGAATTTCGGATTATCTCGATTTTTTCAGGACCGATCTCATGGATGTAAGAGAACTTCATGATAAGCTTCAGCAATACGGTAATTATGAAACAATGCAGGAGGATTCGCATACTCTCACTATCCTCCTTCGGAATACAAAACTATCATTTATTCTGACTCGATTCCCTTTTATCTTCCAGGGGGTTCCATACCGCTGTTTCGAGATAGCAGATGTTCGCGAAATCGCATTGATGAAACTCCTGGCCATTACGAACAGAGGCAGTCGAAAGGATTTCATCGATCTTTATACAATTCTTCGCGGCGATACCACATTGCAGGAGTATTTTCATCTTCTCCCGGAAAAGTACGGTAAATCAAGGATCAACACGTACAATATTCTCAAAAGTCTCACATACTTCGATGACGCGGAGGAAGAACCCATGCCAATAATGCTTGTACCGTTTGTCTGGGAGGAATGCAAAGCTTTTTTCATCCGGGCTGCGCATTCTATCGTACTGCTGTGAGACATGTACCAGAAGAGTTGATTTCTCCCCATATCAGATGATTGTGAATGCTGCTTTCTGTGATTCCCGCGTTAGCCAAACGCGAGAGAGCAACCTTTTATGGTTGCTCTCTTTTATCCATATGGAGCGGGAAACGGGACTCGAACCCGCGACAGCTACCTTGGCAAGGTAGGGCTCTACCAGCTGAGCTATTCCCGCTCGGGAATATTCCTCTGTTCGGAACAGGCTGGGAATCTCGTAGATACCAGATTTCCCGTGCCAGTTTTATTTTATTGCGCCAGTTATTAATTTCTAGTTTTCAGCGCTGTTTTTCTATTCAGACTCCGTTTCCGGAACGGTTGCATATATCGCAATAGAACCATCTTTTGTCAAGCCTATGGTTCTCTTGTTGTGACCCATGCATCGGTGAAACCCATATCCATAAGAACCCGGGTGTAGGCAATTGCATCTTCCCTGGCCGGGAAAGCGCCTACTCTGACCTTCCAGTATCCTCCCATATGATCAACGAATACCGGATAATTTATTTCTGCCGAAACAGATTCAGCAAGGCGCTGCGCGGTTTCTTCGGTTGTTGCAGCTGAAATCTGAATTGTAAAATGTGTTCCCGTTAGAATTTCCTCTTCGTACTCCTCCACGGGTACATCGCCGGGAATGATCATTCCGATCGGTTCGGGAAAATTCTGAAATGGGTCTCCCGTATAGTTGGGAGGGTCGCAGTAGGGATCGATGGGACCGGTTGTTTCCGGTTGATCAGTAGTGTCCGGTGTTACAGTGGTATCACCACATGAGGTGAAAACAAGAAAAAGAACCAGTAAAACCAGAATTGTCTTATTCATTACCACCCTCCTCTGTTTCCAGGAAAGCATCAAGTAGCGGGAGCATCAGCTCATGTTGTCCGGTGATGACTATCGGGTCTCCACCCAGTACCCTTGTCGGCCTGAAGACCACATTGTTCAGGGGTCTATACTGCCTTATCATGTCGAAACTTGCGGCGGTTATATTACTGATGCTATATCCAAGGTTAATTGCGGATGTCAGGAGTTTCAGGAATACCTCGGGCATGATGACAGCTGAACCAGCGTTTACAACCACACCTGATGCAAGCAATGTGATCCTCTCACCCAGCAGGTCAAAATCGTTCTCTGCCGCCTTCGCGAGTTTCTCCCAGTTAACCTCAGGATAGGGATGCACAATATCTCCACCCAGTGCAGGGTGCACAGTTATGGGAATACCCATTTCACTTGCTGCGGCAAGAGGACTTATTGAAGTATTTCCATTCCTTTTAAGGATCTCATTCCCAAGTGCTTCGCCAAGCCCAAGGTTATTGATGTAAGCTGTGTTGATCGCCGCTGCATAAACTTCGCCGGTTTCCTGCCACATGCCAAAACTGCCGTCATTTATCCCTGATTCAACGTCCTCTGAAGTCTCACCAAACAGAGCCATTTCAATATCATGGATAGTACCCGCACCATTGGTAGCAAGGCAGTTGACGGTTCCGTTCTTCAGCCATCTCACCAGAAGGGGGCCAAGACCGCACTTGATTACGTGACCACCGTACATGAAAATACGTGAAGCTTCTTCGCTCTTCGCCCTGATGATGGCCCGGGCAAGTACTCTCATGTCTTTTACCGCAAGTATGTCCGGTAGTGAACGCACGAATTCAATAATTGTACGGTTCTTCTGACCTGGATTCTTCAGCAGAAGGTTTGCGTTGACTTTGCTTGTTCGGTCAGCCAGAGATTTCATCTTCAGCTTTTTTCTGTTGAAATCGATACTCAACTGTAATTCACCTCCATCAATACCAGACCACATCCCGGTAGCGAAGTTCCGGCCTTATCACGGTTTCCTGTTTCTAAAAGTTCTGTTATAAGTTCAGTCGGAACCGCTCCGGAACCGATATTAACCAGTGTTCCCGCCCAGATCCTGACCATGCCCCTCAGAAACCTGTTTGCGCGGATAAGGAAAGTCCAGCCTGAGTCATCTTCTTCGACATTAGCGGAGATAACATTGACAATCCAATCGTAGTTGTCGCTTCCTTCCTTTGCCATCGCTGTCCAGTCGTTCTCCCCTATGGAAAGCCTGGCCGCTTCCTGCATATCAGACGTGTCAAGTTCCCAGGAAAGTGCCAGCGTATGGCAGTAAAGGTTCTTAAGAGGATGCTTTCCTTTTTCTATCCGGTACCTGTAAAGCCTTGAGACCGCATTGAACCTGGCATGAAAAGATCGGTCAGCCTCCTCCACTGAAGTAACAGCGATATCATCGGGAAGCATAGCCGGCAGGCCGGTTTTTACCCTCTCAAACTCGTCAATCATTATATCTGCGTGAGCAACCTGTCCCTCCGCATGTACTCCCGCATCTGTTCTGCCTGATCCTGTTACAGGAATATGTCTTCCGCAGAGTTTCTCGAGAACGGTTTCTATATCACCCTGTACGGTTCTTGTTTCCGGCTGAATCTGCCATCCGGAAAAACCGGTTCCATCGTACTCTATCTTAAACTTAACTCTGATAACACCCATTTTCACAATACCTCCATTATACCAGCCAGAAGAACGAACCATGCCAGGCATGCAGTTATAGCCGAAACTGCGTTCTGCCTGCTTAAGCTGCCTTTCCCGGCCAACTCAATCTCGTTAATGGAAGAAAGCGCGGCGGTAAAAGAATCACCAATACCTCTGCCGTCTTTCCTGCTCTCTATGAATACCGCTTTGATCCTCTCTGAGAAAGGGCCCGCAAGTGACACTACAATTGCGAGGCTTTCTGGAAGACCTCCCGGGTTTGCCCTTCGTGAAGCCTTAAATAGAAGTTCAGAAGCCCTTGAAGCTCCCAGTGCCCCGGACATGGATGCCCCCGCGGCAATGGCGGCAATCCATCTCAGCGATCTTTCGGTCAGAACTCTGTTGCCCGAGGTTACCCCAAGAAGCAGAATAAAAACCGGTGCCGTAATCAGCAGTAGAATTTTCAGGGTACCCTTCTTCGCTTCATTACAGAGACCTGCTATAGGAAAAATAAGATAGAACGGAAGTATTCTGATATCGACAATGAATGCTGAAGCGGGGCCTGCAACAAGCCCTGAAAACAGGAGGATGGAATAGGCTGAATCAGTCATCCAGATCCTTTTCAAGCCGTCTCATCACAAGCCTGAACTCAAGAGGTGGTGCTTCGTTGAACTCCATTTCAGCGCCTGTTATCGGGTGAATGAAACCAAGTGTTTCCGCGTGAAGCATCTGGTGTTTGGCAATACGGATAACATCATCAATCAGCTCCCTGTTACGGATAGTAGAAGAAAAACCACTGGGATTATTCCCTCCGTACTTCTCATCCGCTATTATGGGGCATCGCTTCTCAACGGACAGATGAACCCTGATCTGATGAGTCCTGCCTGTCTCGAGCCTGCATTCAATCATACTGGCAAGCCTGAATCTTCGCAGCATCCTGTAATTGGTCACAGCGCGTTTTCCCCCGGTTATCACACCCATTTTCTGCCTGTTATTAAGATCTCGTCCTATAGGTGCGTCTATCCTGTCAGCATCCGGTACCGGTGTATGCCATACAAGAGCGATGTAACGCCGTTTCACAGTTCTCGCGGAGAGCTGGGATGAAAGACCCCGGTGCGTAATGTTGTCCTTCGCGACCATCATCAAACCGGTGGTATCCTTATCAAGCCTGTGTACTATTCCGGGCCGCAGCTCACCTGAAATACCCGAGAGGTTGTCACAGTGCGCAAGCAGCGCGTTAACCAGGGTTCCATTCCTGCAGGTTCCTGAGGGGTGAATAATAAAATCAGCCTGCTTGTTCACTACGAGCAGGTGTTCATCTTCAAAAACGATATCGAGCTCTATGGGTTCCGGCGAGAGATCGACAGGAACCGCGTCTGGAATCTCGAGTTGTATCTCCTGCCCAACCCGCACTTTGAACGCGGGTTTTCTTACCGTAGCGCCATCCACAGATACATGACCATTGGCGATAAGTGTGTTTATATAACTCCTGCTCTCTTCAAATTCATCCTGCATAACGAGATAAGTATCAAGACGAAGCCCTTTTTCTATCTCCTCAACTTCACTTCTGAAATACTCCAAGGTTAACTGCCCATCCGTTTCACCAGATGGTAACCAAAACGTGTTCTGATAATTCCGGACATTTCTCCCGGTTCCAGAGCAGAGACAGCGCTGTCCAGTTCCGCTGTAATGCCTCCTGTTGTAAAAGCGGGAAGCGTTCCGCTGTCAGCCGCGGAAGTGCAATGAGAATAATTGAAGGCCATTTCCTCGAAAGCAGCCTCTCCTGAAAGAATACTATCCTCAATATTCCGAATGGTTTCCAGTGCGTCCTCAGTGTAATACACAGTGTCTCTTTTTGCCGTGTTCCAGGTTATCAGTATGTGCGCAGCCCTTAGATACTCGATCTCGCTGATTGCCGGTAAAGCGGGTAGTGTGTCGGTATTTATTACCCTTTCAGTATCGTCCATGCCGCTTGAGTCTGTTTCATCGGAAACACCGCAGGAAGCGAATAGTAAGGCAATCACGAAGCCTGCCGCAAATATCCTGGCCAGAATCAAAACCATCAGGAACCTCCACAGGGGTAAGCATACATTATTTTTAAAACTATCTGCCGCGCTGAATTATGCTGGTTGACATTCGAAGATTGGGGCATATTCATACAATGTATATAATACGATATTATTCAAACAAACCGTTACGATTATCGAAAGGAGCCAACAAGTGAATAATCAGGATTACTTTTCGGACCGGGCATTGGGAATGAAGAGATCGGTTATCAGAGAATTGCTGAAACTTACCGCAAAACCCGGAATAATTTCATTCGCGGGGGGGTTGCCCGCTCCAGCAACTTTTCCGGTGGATTACGTTGAAGCTGCCGTTGATCATGTAATCGAGGAAGAACATAAAACAGCTCTTCAGTACGGCCCCACTGAAGGTGACGTAAGGCTCCGTGAAGATCTCGCGACAATCATGCGTACGGATGGAATCAAAACTTCCAAAGATCATATTCTTGTTACTACAGCCTCTCAACAGGGGCTTGATCTTGTAGCCAAGATATTCTTCAATCCTGGCGATACCTGCATAACCGGCTCTCCAACCTACCTTGGCGGCCTCCAGGCTTTCAACAGTTACCAGGGAGTATCCATAGGTGTGGAACTGGACGATGACGGCATGATACCCGGAAAGCTTCAGGAGACAATTAAAAGGCTTGAAGGTGAAGGCCGCAGACCAAGGTTCATCTACATTATACCGGATTTTCAAAACCCGGCTGGAGTTACCATACCCGAAGCAAGAAGAAGAGAAATTATTGAAATCGCCAGAAAAGGCGAGTACCTGATAGTCGAAGATACTCCTTACAGACAACTTAGATACAGCGGTGAACAGCAGCCAGCATTCCAGTCCATGGCACCGGATATGGTTCTTTCACTCTATACATTTTCCAAGATAATGCTGCCCGGCTTCAGGCTTGGGTGGGCATGCGGACCGGACTGGTTAATTGACAAGATGGTCATGGCCAAGCAGGCAGTTGATCTATGCACACCGCCTTTCAACCAGGCCATTACACATGCCATGCTTGTGAACGGAGCGCTTGAGAAGGGCCTTGAAACGACCATTGAGCATTACAGCAACAAAAGAATGATCATGCTGGAGAGCCTGAAAAAGGAATTCGCGGATATGCCTGAGGTTAAATGGACCAGACCCGAGGGTGGATTATTCCTCTGGCTGACGCTGCCGGAAGGAATGAATACGGATGATCTTTTTCAGAAGGCCGTTGACGAAAAGGTAGCCTACGTTCCCGGAAGCGCTTTCTTCCCGAATAACGATGACTTCCAGAGTATGCGCCTGAACTTCAGCTACGCAAGCGAAGAGCAAATTGTTGAAGGTGTAAAACGCCTGGCATGTGTTGTCCGCGAAAACAGCTGACAAAATCTGATCTCTTGCTCGGATTGAAGAAATCAGGCACGACTTAATGAACAAAGATCCACTTGTGCTTTTCTATCTGATAGATGGTGCCCGACCGGATGTTATGAAACGTCTTATGGATGAGGAGCAGCTTCCCAACATCCGCAGAGAAGTAGTGGAGCAGGGGGTTTTCAGAACGGCATCTTCCTGCTTCACATCAACTACCGGTCCCGCATACCTTCCTTTCCTTCTGGGCTGTTTTCCCGGCACAATCGACATCCCCGGCATCAGATGGCTCGATAAAAAAGAGTTCGCCGCCAAGAGAATCGGCAAGTACCGACTTCGAAGTTACAATGGTATCGAAGGCCCGTGGTTCAACAGTGACCTGCCAACTGACAGAAAAACACTTCACGAACTGTTCGATAACTCCCGCAATATCTACTCCATGATAACAAGAAGCCTCGGCGCCGATAGAGACCTGACCAGAAACACCAAGCTTATCCGCTACCTGACGGCACACCTGAACGATAAGTGGCACAGGGTCGATGCTGACGGTCAAAAGAAGTTAATGAAAAGCCTTGATGACAGGCCGGATTTCATTTTCGCAGTGTTTCCGGCTGTTGACAGTTTCTCACACATCCATGACCCGTTTGATGATGACACTACTCAGGCTTACATCAACGTTGACGGGTTTATCGGAGAAGCGGTGGATAAGCTGAAAAAGCAGGGCAGATGGGGGAATACTCTTCTCATTATCTCTTCGGATCATGGGCTTACTTCAACGCATACACATCTCGACCTTGCCGACTTTTTCATTGACCGGGGCAGGGATACTCTGAGATACCCGTTGATATTCAAAAGCAAACCGGATGTTTCGGTAATGATCTCAGGCAATGCCATGGGACACGTATACCTGCATGATACCATTCAGGACAGGCCGTTGTACGGCAGTGAAGTACACGATTCAATGGGCTCGCTTCTTCCAGAGCTTATTGAGAGAGAAGAGATTGATTTTCTCTGCTGGAGGGAATCGAATGAGACATTTTCTGTCGAATCATCGCGCGGAAAAGCGTTAATTGTTAAAACAACAGATGGCTTTAAATACCTTCCCGATACCGGAGACCCGCTGGGACTCGGAGAAATGTCGAGACCGTTGAGCCAGATGGAATCGCTTGAGGTTACAATGAACTCCGAGTATCCTGACGCTCTCGTTCAGATCGCGCAGATATTCTCATCAAGCCGTACGGGTGATGTTCTTGTCACCTCGAAAAACGGCTACGATCTGAGAGACAGCTGGGAATGGCCTGAGCATCATGGGACTCACGGTTCACTTTGCCGCGAACATATGATCGTTCCCATGATAATGAACAGAAATGACTGGATGAAGAGGGAGGCGAGAACGGCAGATTTCTTCCCCTCAATATTGAAGTGGGCCGGCCTTGAGGTTCCGGAAAACATCGACGGGGTTTCTCTTGTCTGAGGAAAAAGGGATTAACGAACAGCTGACAATGGGCCAGTCACCGGAAATGAAGGGATTCAACAGGGCTAAAATCCGCAAAGGGCTTATCATCTTCATCCTTCTGACAATCGGCGCACTCACGGCAATATTCCTGAAAACCCATACCGGTAATACGATGAAAGCGCTTGTGAATTTCAACTTCGGCTACCTTGCCATAGTACTGGTTCTTTCATTCGGCGATATGTGCATGGGGGCTCTCCGGAATCATATCTACTTCAGAAAACTTAATCCGGGATTACGTTTCATGGTAAGTTTCAGGGCCAATCTTGCAAACATCTTCATGGGCGCGGTTACTCCATCTCAGAGCGGAGGAGGACCGGCTCAGTTATATATCTACTTCAAAGCAGGTGTTTCCGTTGGAAAATCGATCTCGGTCAGTGTTCTGAATTACCTTGCAACGCTGATCTTCTTCCTGGCCGCGGCAGGCATTTCACTCAGCGTTCTCAGCGATTCTTTCAGCAAAACAATGCATACACTGATAGTTTTCTGTTTCATTGTATTTGCCATTCAATTTGCAGTATTTATCCTGATAGTACTTAAGCCTGGCTTTGTTCTGAAGCTTGCTACGATGTTAGCGAAGAAACTCTGCTCCTGGTTGCCGAGATTCGAGAACAGGATCAACAGAATAACAGATAAACTTGTCACTGAAGTTACCGCGTACGAAGACTCCTGCAAACTCTTCGTCAATGAACATCCGTATATCCTGCTCCTGGCAATCTTCCTGACATGTGTACTCTATATGAACAAGTTCTTCCTTGCTTACTTCATAATGCTTGGGCTGGGGGCATCCGGACATCTGGCAGAGGTTCTCTGCATTCAGGCACTGGTTCTTTTTATCTGCTATTTCTCTCCGAGTCCCGGAGCAAGCGGTGTGGCTGAACTCAGTATAGCGGCACTTATGGCTTCTGTGATAAGTGAAGATACACTGAGCATCTTTACTCTTCTCCAGCGTTTCTTCATCCTTTACATACCTGTGATACTTGGAGCCATAGTGGTCTTTAAAGAGGCAGGTTCGTCCCTGAAAAAGCAGCCTCCGGCTTAATTCATCATGCTCTTAAGAAGGTTGAGTAATTCTCACCCTCCTCCGCGCTTCCTGTCGCCACGGATCAATATTCCTTTCAACACGGTTCCGGTCGGACTCTGCTGAATTCCGCTGATGAAAAACAATTACTTTTATGAAATATCCCGGAAGCAGGATATACGTCAATTCCCGATAAGCAGAATGTCTGATGAGGGTAACAGCGGATCAAAACTATCCTCTTTTCCGGAGGTTTCCAGTTCATATTCAAATGACTATTATTACTTAGGGGTTTATTTCTAATGAAAACAGTTGATATCAAGAGAGAATATCTGGATGATCTGACCGGACTTTACAACCGGCGATACTTGAACACAAAAGGCCGGGAATATGTGCAGGAAGCCAACCAGAAGAATAAACCCTTATCAGTCCTGCTTCTCGACCTCGATCATTTCAAGAATGTAAACGACACGTACGGACACTCCATGGGTGATACCGTACTGGTTCAATTCGCATCCTTTCTTGAGAAACTTCTCAGGCAGAACGATTCCGTGTTTCGCTACGGTGGAGATGAATTTATCTGTCTTCTTCCAAAAACCGATCTCAAACAGGCAACCAGAATCTCAAACAGGTTCATTGAACAATGCCGGTCAATGGAATTCGCGAAAATCAGACTGACATTAAGTATTGGCATTGCCTCCTGTCCTGAGGATGGTTCTGACTGGTCAACCGTTTTCAATGCTGCCGATCGAAATCTCTACAGCGCGAAGAGACACGGCAGGGACCGGATTGGGATTCGAACCCTCGTAGATAAGGATCTGATCATTCCCGCTGATGAGATGATTGGAAGGTCTTCAGAGCTTTCAATGCTTGAAGATATCATAGAAGCCACCATATCCTCCAGGGGAGATGCGGTATGTATCAGTGGTGAGGCCGGTGTTGGAAAAAGCCGACTGTTTCAAGAACTGTCATTCACCAGATATCCGGAGAAGACCATGTTCGTATGCAGCAATCTATCTCCAACGACCAGTTCAATACCCTATTACCCTTTCAGGGAAATCCTTCGTTCTCTTATCTTTATGCAGGATGAGCATCATTTTGACAACCTTCCCAGGGTTTACCAGATAGAACTTGCCAAGATCGTTCCTGAAATCCTGAGAAAACCTGTAGAAGAAGGTAAAGAGGTGCTGATGGTCGACAGATTCAGGCTTTTCGAAGGTGTGAGGAAATTCCTTGAGCTTCAAGTCGTGAACTGTCCTATGCTCATCTGCATTGACAACATTCACTGGGCCGATGAGAACTCGTTCGAACTCCTCCATTACCTTATTAGAGCCTTCAGAAACAAACCCTTTCTATTCATACTCGTATATCGCATTGAAGAGATTCAAAACAGTGCTTTCCAGGATGTTCTTCATTCCATGGCCCGCGGGAATTTCATAAAAAAAATCGTTCTTGAGCCTCTGGAGAAAAAGGATATCACCCGGATGATTTCCTCTATTATTGACGCAGA
The genomic region above belongs to Candidatus Aegiribacteria sp. and contains:
- a CDS encoding peptidylprolyl isomerase, translating into MVLILARIFAAGFVIALLFASCGVSDETDSSGMDDTERVINTDTLPALPAISEIEYLRAAHILITWNTAKRDTVYYTEDALETIRNIEDSILSGEAAFEEMAFNYSHCTSAADSGTLPAFTTGGITAELDSAVSALEPGEMSGIIRTRFGYHLVKRMGS
- a CDS encoding SPOR domain-containing protein, coding for MNKTILVLLVLFLVFTSCGDTTVTPDTTDQPETTGPIDPYCDPPNYTGDPFQNFPEPIGMIIPGDVPVEEYEEEILTGTHFTIQISAATTEETAQRLAESVSAEINYPVFVDHMGGYWKVRVGAFPAREDAIAYTRVLMDMGFTDAWVTTREP
- a CDS encoding RluA family pseudouridine synthase, encoding MQDEFEESRSYINTLIANGHVSVDGATVRKPAFKVRVGQEIQLEIPDAVPVDLSPEPIELDIVFEDEHLLVVNKQADFIIHPSGTCRNGTLVNALLAHCDNLSGISGELRPGIVHRLDKDTTGLMMVAKDNITHRGLSSQLSARTVKRRYIALVWHTPVPDADRIDAPIGRDLNNRQKMGVITGGKRAVTNYRMLRRFRLASMIECRLETGRTHQIRVHLSVEKRCPIIADEKYGGNNPSGFSSTIRNRELIDDVIRIAKHQMLHAETLGFIHPITGAEMEFNEAPPLEFRLVMRRLEKDLDD
- a CDS encoding NUDIX hydrolase codes for the protein MKRISEEILYKGQWLSLKRSVFANFENKKIYWENVERKNNAVSFAIIAKLIPSNRYILIRQFRHAVNNYIIGLPAGIAEVDISSEEDMKKCIIEELKEETGYTGKLKSKSPASKTNPAIMNNDFFIASVEIDENDSRNRNTHQTLEPSEEIGIVLIKKKRIKNFLMEQIDQGTDVGSGLLFLLYNLD
- the truA gene encoding tRNA pseudouridine(38-40) synthase TruA, translated to MKMGVIRVKFKIEYDGTGFSGWQIQPETRTVQGDIETVLEKLCGRHIPVTGSGRTDAGVHAEGQVAHADIMIDEFERVKTGLPAMLPDDIAVTSVEEADRSFHARFNAVSRLYRYRIEKGKHPLKNLYCHTLALSWELDTSDMQEAARLSIGENDWTAMAKEGSDNYDWIVNVISANVEEDDSGWTFLIRANRFLRGMVRIWAGTLVNIGSGAVPTELITELLETGNRDKAGTSLPGCGLVLMEVNYS
- a CDS encoding nucleotidyl transferase AbiEii/AbiGii toxin family protein, which encodes MHEKVLTGNCLGLLKAFESDPSALLKEWILAGGTGLALQTGHRISDYLDFFRTDLMDVRELHDKLQQYGNYETMQEDSHTLTILLRNTKLSFILTRFPFIFQGVPYRCFEIADVREIALMKLLAITNRGSRKDFIDLYTILRGDTTLQEYFHLLPEKYGKSRINTYNILKSLTYFDDAEEEPMPIMLVPFVWEECKAFFIRAAHSIVLL
- a CDS encoding helix-turn-helix domain-containing protein, with translation MKDLSISEKLRKQRRECGFSLSELARFADTSPATLSRYENGWTRFEVSTLRKLAMAMNCRLSIEFVPNKDNPTVMSKLEILGSLKRLFWDSDFNYEVLTKYPAWVVERVLESGQLEDIHSLQLLMGHDKFLKSVLKSTRVSPKTRIFWNSILKKEGMPCMKKSSREIAWDF
- a CDS encoding PLP-dependent aminotransferase family protein; its protein translation is MKRSVIRELLKLTAKPGIISFAGGLPAPATFPVDYVEAAVDHVIEEEHKTALQYGPTEGDVRLREDLATIMRTDGIKTSKDHILVTTASQQGLDLVAKIFFNPGDTCITGSPTYLGGLQAFNSYQGVSIGVELDDDGMIPGKLQETIKRLEGEGRRPRFIYIIPDFQNPAGVTIPEARRREIIEIARKGEYLIVEDTPYRQLRYSGEQQPAFQSMAPDMVLSLYTFSKIMLPGFRLGWACGPDWLIDKMVMAKQAVDLCTPPFNQAITHAMLVNGALEKGLETTIEHYSNKRMIMLESLKKEFADMPEVKWTRPEGGLFLWLTLPEGMNTDDLFQKAVDEKVAYVPGSAFFPNNDDFQSMRLNFSYASEEQIVEGVKRLACVVRENS